A region of Polyangiaceae bacterium DNA encodes the following proteins:
- a CDS encoding PASTA domain-containing protein, with protein MGMLCGLLALGLGLVVSSGWDLMIGDGPAWRELAEKQRQRRLHVTPKRGTIYDRNKSALAVSVEVPSVSLDAVELLRNVPPQQIPVVARDAANRIAQALSLDPAQLERKILQKRRFSWLKRQITAEEAERVRALGNKEASGGKPVRGLVVEGEGRRYYPRRELAGPLLGFVAPDGEGKDGFEYAMNQELKGHVEQLRGLRDRSGRLLFSDGVQDEQALAGHNVELSLDQGIQFTAERELAAAARTFEASGGSVIVVDPWTGEVLAMASWPGYNPNDYGDSEPTQRRDRGITDAFEPGSTMKMFTIAAGLSAGVITADQKLFCEKGMMPVDNVVIRDTHPAGWLTVAQVLAISSNICSAKVGLGLGGDKLYESLLRFGFGQESGVSLPGEASGTLRPRGRPWVQVETAAASFGQGISVTNLQMAMAAAAIANGGELMEPILIKRVTTATGEVVREATPRVRRRVIQKRVAQTVTELMIAVTEGEGTGLEAAIDGYQVAGKTATAQKTDPATGRYSLDKFMASFVGFVPAKKPVVAIAVLVDEPMVEHAGGAVAAPIFRRVAQAALKYKGLTAQAKERVDVATLGVKPDRANVAYDLLREAQGKKPSVQEGVVAGGPVPAGKVRVPDMTGWPARAAVRQALELGIEPRISGTGLCAKQEPPPGGVVDKGASITLVFEPAS; from the coding sequence ATGGGCATGCTGTGCGGGCTCTTGGCGCTCGGGCTCGGCCTGGTCGTCTCGTCGGGCTGGGACCTGATGATCGGCGACGGCCCGGCGTGGCGAGAGCTGGCGGAGAAGCAACGCCAGCGCCGGCTGCACGTCACGCCCAAGCGCGGCACCATCTACGACCGAAACAAGAGCGCGCTGGCCGTCAGCGTGGAGGTCCCGAGCGTCAGCCTCGACGCGGTGGAGCTCTTGCGCAACGTGCCGCCGCAGCAGATCCCGGTGGTCGCGCGCGACGCCGCGAACCGTATCGCTCAGGCGCTCTCGCTCGACCCGGCGCAGCTCGAGCGGAAGATCCTCCAGAAGCGCCGCTTCAGCTGGTTGAAGCGCCAGATCACCGCGGAGGAGGCCGAGCGAGTGCGCGCGCTCGGAAACAAGGAGGCGTCGGGTGGCAAGCCCGTGCGTGGCTTGGTCGTCGAGGGCGAAGGCCGGCGCTATTACCCGCGGCGTGAGCTGGCCGGTCCGCTGCTCGGCTTCGTGGCGCCCGACGGCGAAGGCAAGGACGGCTTCGAGTACGCGATGAACCAGGAGCTGAAGGGCCACGTCGAGCAGCTCCGGGGACTGCGCGATCGCTCGGGCCGGCTGCTCTTCTCCGACGGTGTGCAGGACGAGCAGGCGCTGGCGGGCCACAACGTCGAGTTGTCGCTCGATCAGGGCATCCAGTTCACCGCAGAGCGGGAGCTGGCGGCGGCCGCGCGCACGTTCGAGGCGTCCGGCGGCAGCGTGATCGTGGTCGACCCCTGGACCGGCGAGGTGCTCGCGATGGCGAGCTGGCCTGGGTACAACCCCAACGACTACGGCGACAGCGAGCCGACGCAGCGACGCGATCGGGGCATCACCGATGCGTTCGAGCCGGGCTCGACCATGAAGATGTTCACCATCGCCGCCGGTCTCTCCGCCGGCGTGATCACGGCGGACCAGAAGCTCTTCTGCGAGAAGGGCATGATGCCGGTGGACAACGTCGTGATCCGCGACACCCACCCGGCGGGCTGGCTCACCGTCGCGCAGGTGCTGGCGATATCGTCGAACATCTGCTCGGCGAAGGTCGGCCTCGGGCTGGGCGGCGACAAGCTCTACGAGTCGCTCTTGCGCTTCGGCTTCGGGCAGGAGTCCGGCGTGTCCCTGCCCGGCGAGGCGAGCGGCACGCTGCGCCCGCGGGGACGTCCCTGGGTGCAGGTCGAGACCGCCGCAGCATCGTTCGGTCAGGGCATCAGCGTCACCAACCTTCAGATGGCGATGGCGGCGGCGGCCATCGCCAACGGCGGCGAGCTGATGGAGCCCATCCTGATCAAGCGCGTCACGACGGCGACGGGCGAGGTCGTCCGGGAGGCGACGCCGCGGGTGCGGCGGCGCGTGATTCAGAAGCGGGTCGCGCAGACCGTCACCGAGCTGATGATCGCCGTGACCGAAGGCGAGGGCACGGGTCTGGAGGCGGCCATCGACGGCTACCAGGTGGCGGGCAAGACGGCCACCGCGCAGAAGACGGATCCGGCCACCGGGCGTTACTCCCTCGACAAGTTCATGGCGAGCTTCGTGGGATTCGTGCCGGCAAAGAAGCCCGTGGTCGCCATCGCGGTGCTCGTGGACGAGCCGATGGTCGAGCACGCCGGCGGCGCGGTCGCGGCGCCGATCTTCCGCCGCGTCGCCCAGGCGGCGCTCAAGTACAAGGGCCTGACCGCGCAGGCCAAGGAGCGGGTGGACGTCGCGACGCTGGGAGTGAAGCCCGACCGCGCCAACGTCGCCTACGATCTCCTGCGGGAGGCCCAGGGCAAGAAGCCCTCGGTGCAGGAGGGCGTTGTCGCCGGCGGGCCGGTGCCGGCGGGCAAGGTCCGGGTGCCCGACATGACCGGCTGGCCCGCGCGCGCCGCGGTGCGGCAGGCGCTCGAGCTCGGCATCGAGCCGCGCATCTCCGGCACGGGCCTGTGCGCCAAGCAGGAGCCGCCGCCGGGCGGTGTGGTCGACAAAGGCGCGAGCATCACCCTCGTGTTCGAGCCCGCTTCATGA
- a CDS encoding UDP-N-acetylmuramoyl-L-alanyl-D-glutamate--2,6-diaminopimelate ligase: MTLTHMVAETPAPGLTLGELARELAGQAARVVGDDRVRILDVRQDSRRIVPGDLFAARPGGRADGASFVADAVARGARAVMVQRGSALPDVAVPIVEVADVRRAVAFAAEAVHHHPSRAVGVVGITGTNGKTTTSYLTQSALSAAGARAGRLGTLGFAFESDVIDSPLTTPEADEVTRYVARVRDRGGSHLVMEASSHALSLCRVEALELAAAVFTNLTQDHLDFHGSMQAYAAAKLRLFTELSPRVSVVNVDDPFGVSVAASAKGRVLRVSKRIGAADVCPVEVVSDARGIRGRIRLPSGEVELESRLVGTHNLDNLLAALAVVEGLGLDAARAARGLADAPAVPGRLERCDTPDDDVLVLVDYAHTPDALERVLETCRTLTRGELICVFGCGGDRDREKRPKMGDAVGRLASRAIVTNDNPRSEEPGAIAAAIVPGLAPHGIPFEVELDRARAIERAVLSASAGDVVLIAGKGHEPYQIVGSERRDFDDRAEARRALALRRGGGQG, encoded by the coding sequence ATGACGCTGACTCACATGGTCGCCGAAACGCCCGCCCCCGGTCTGACGCTCGGTGAGCTCGCGCGCGAGCTCGCTGGCCAGGCCGCGCGCGTCGTCGGGGACGACCGCGTTCGGATCCTGGACGTGCGGCAGGACTCGCGACGCATCGTGCCGGGGGACCTGTTCGCGGCGCGCCCTGGCGGTCGGGCCGACGGAGCGAGCTTCGTCGCGGACGCGGTGGCGCGCGGCGCGCGAGCCGTGATGGTGCAGCGCGGTAGCGCCTTGCCGGACGTCGCGGTGCCGATCGTCGAGGTGGCGGACGTGCGGCGGGCCGTGGCCTTCGCGGCCGAGGCCGTCCACCACCACCCGTCGCGCGCCGTGGGCGTCGTGGGCATCACCGGCACCAACGGCAAGACCACCACCAGCTACCTGACCCAGAGCGCGCTCTCGGCCGCCGGCGCCCGCGCCGGCCGGCTCGGTACCCTGGGCTTCGCCTTCGAGAGCGACGTGATCGACTCGCCGCTGACGACCCCCGAGGCCGACGAGGTGACGCGCTACGTCGCCCGCGTGCGCGATCGCGGCGGCAGTCACCTGGTGATGGAGGCCTCGAGCCACGCGCTGAGCCTGTGCCGCGTCGAGGCGCTCGAGCTCGCGGCGGCCGTCTTCACCAACCTGACGCAGGACCACCTCGACTTCCACGGCAGCATGCAGGCCTACGCCGCCGCCAAGCTCCGGCTCTTCACCGAGCTCTCGCCGAGGGTGTCGGTGGTGAACGTGGACGATCCGTTCGGGGTCAGCGTCGCCGCGAGCGCGAAGGGGCGCGTGCTCCGGGTGAGCAAGCGGATCGGCGCCGCCGACGTGTGCCCCGTGGAAGTCGTGAGCGACGCTCGGGGCATCCGCGGTCGCATCCGTCTGCCCTCCGGCGAGGTCGAGCTCGAGAGCCGACTGGTCGGAACCCACAACCTGGACAACCTGCTCGCCGCGCTCGCCGTGGTCGAGGGTCTCGGGCTCGACGCGGCGCGGGCGGCCCGCGGTCTGGCGGACGCGCCCGCCGTGCCAGGGCGGCTCGAGCGCTGCGACACCCCGGACGACGACGTGCTGGTGCTGGTGGACTACGCGCACACCCCGGACGCGCTCGAACGCGTGCTCGAGACCTGTCGCACGTTGACCCGAGGCGAGCTCATCTGCGTGTTCGGTTGCGGCGGCGACCGCGACCGCGAGAAGCGCCCCAAGATGGGCGACGCCGTCGGTCGTCTGGCCAGTCGCGCCATCGTCACCAACGACAACCCGCGCTCGGAGGAGCCCGGAGCCATCGCGGCTGCCATCGTGCCCGGCCTCGCGCCCCACGGCATCCCCTTCGAAGTAGAGCTGGACCGCGCCCGCGCCATCGAGCGCGCGGTGCTCTCCGCCTCGGCCGGCGACGTGGTGCTGATCGCCGGCAAGGGCCACGAGCCCTACCAGATCGTCGGCAGCGAGCGCCGAGACTTCGACGATCGCGCCGAGGCCCGCCGCGCGCTCGCGCTCCGCCGCGGGGGAGGGCAGGGCTGA
- a CDS encoding UDP-N-acetylmuramoyl-tripeptide--D-alanyl-D-alanine ligase, whose product MATPIPENRVALTLDEIVAATGGTLRPGLHAAVTGVTTDSRADVAGKLFVALIGESFDGHAYVADVARRGAHAVVVCRDVEVPEGTAVIRVENTLSALGALACFHRSRWGGKLVAIGGSAGKTTTKSAVAAFLEAALPGAVHFARGNLNNLVGVPMVLFGLTEAHRVCVVELGTNQRGEVARLAEITHPDVAVLTLVAIEHSEGIGDIDAIEAEEGALFAAIGPGGTAIGNADDARVQRLLGAAPAAHKLSYGGAEAAAYRVVSRTLRGLDRSVVEIARPGGERVTLETQLLGRPGALALAAALAVTERVSGARVSSEVAARALALLGAGEAQRLVPIELGDGTVVVDDSYNANPASVLSSAETAREIARGRGARLLLVVGEMRELGPLSVREHQELGRALGRFGADALFAVGGDAAYVAELGGGSFAADAEAALGMVLSELRAGDVVLVKASRGVRAERVVEGLVRAKGRAA is encoded by the coding sequence ATGGCCACGCCCATCCCGGAGAACCGCGTCGCGCTGACGCTGGACGAGATCGTGGCGGCGACGGGCGGGACGTTGCGTCCTGGGCTCCACGCCGCCGTGACCGGTGTGACCACCGATTCGCGCGCCGACGTGGCCGGCAAGCTGTTCGTCGCGCTGATTGGCGAGAGCTTCGACGGGCACGCCTACGTAGCAGACGTGGCGCGGCGGGGCGCGCACGCGGTGGTCGTGTGCCGTGACGTGGAGGTTCCCGAGGGCACGGCCGTGATCCGAGTCGAGAACACGCTCTCGGCGCTCGGCGCGCTGGCCTGCTTCCACCGCTCGCGCTGGGGCGGGAAGCTGGTGGCGATCGGCGGCTCCGCGGGCAAGACCACCACCAAGAGCGCAGTTGCCGCCTTCCTGGAGGCAGCGCTGCCAGGCGCGGTCCACTTCGCGCGCGGCAACCTGAACAACCTGGTGGGCGTCCCGATGGTGCTGTTCGGCCTCACCGAGGCGCACCGCGTGTGCGTCGTCGAGCTCGGCACGAACCAGCGCGGAGAGGTGGCGCGGCTCGCGGAGATCACGCACCCGGACGTCGCCGTGCTGACCCTGGTGGCCATCGAGCACTCCGAAGGCATCGGGGACATCGACGCCATCGAAGCCGAGGAAGGCGCGCTCTTCGCCGCCATCGGTCCTGGCGGGACCGCCATCGGTAACGCCGACGACGCGCGGGTGCAGAGGCTCCTCGGCGCCGCGCCGGCAGCGCACAAGCTCAGCTACGGTGGCGCGGAAGCGGCGGCCTACCGCGTGGTGTCCCGTACCCTTCGGGGGCTCGACCGGAGCGTCGTGGAGATCGCGCGGCCGGGCGGCGAGCGGGTCACGCTCGAGACGCAGCTGCTCGGCAGGCCCGGAGCGCTGGCGCTGGCAGCGGCGCTTGCGGTCACCGAGCGCGTGAGCGGCGCCCGAGTTTCGAGCGAGGTGGCCGCTCGGGCGCTCGCTCTGCTCGGCGCCGGTGAGGCGCAGCGCCTGGTCCCCATCGAGCTCGGCGACGGCACGGTGGTCGTGGACGACAGTTACAACGCGAATCCCGCCAGCGTGCTCAGCTCGGCGGAGACCGCCCGCGAGATCGCCCGCGGGCGCGGCGCTCGTCTGCTCCTGGTGGTCGGCGAGATGCGCGAGCTCGGCCCGCTCAGCGTGCGCGAGCACCAAGAGCTCGGGCGTGCGCTCGGACGCTTCGGCGCCGACGCCCTGTTCGCCGTCGGCGGCGACGCGGCGTACGTGGCCGAGCTCGGAGGCGGTAGCTTCGCGGCGGACGCCGAGGCCGCCCTGGGGATGGTGCTCTCGGAGCTGCGCGCCGGGGACGTGGTGCTGGTGAAGGCGTCGCGGGGTGTGCGCGCGGAGCGAGTGGTCGAAGGCCTGGTTCGGGCGAAGGGAAGGGCGGCGTGA
- the mraZ gene encoding division/cell wall cluster transcriptional repressor MraZ, translated as MFRGQFAHTIDAKGRVSLPARFRDGLVAQGDPRFILTPALFDPCLHLYPMRAWEELEEKIAGLPSFDPNIVRFRRLYLSAALECELDKAGRVLVPPALRERVGLAKDALWAGMGRTVELWAQERWDAALALSDDERVAFERAVMEQIRV; from the coding sequence ATGTTCCGAGGACAGTTCGCACACACGATCGACGCCAAGGGGAGAGTCAGCCTCCCGGCGCGATTCCGTGACGGCCTGGTGGCGCAGGGCGACCCGCGCTTCATCCTGACGCCCGCGCTCTTCGACCCCTGCCTGCACCTCTATCCGATGCGGGCCTGGGAGGAGCTCGAAGAGAAGATCGCCGGGCTCCCGAGCTTCGACCCGAACATCGTGCGCTTCCGCCGGCTGTACCTGTCGGCGGCGCTCGAGTGCGAGCTCGACAAGGCGGGGCGTGTGCTGGTGCCGCCCGCGCTGCGCGAGCGTGTGGGCCTCGCGAAAGACGCGCTCTGGGCTGGCATGGGTCGCACCGTCGAGCTCTGGGCGCAGGAGAGGTGGGACGCCGCACTGGCGCTCAGCGACGACGAACGCGTCGCGTTCGAGCGGGCGGTGATGGAGCAGATCCGGGTATGA
- the rsmH gene encoding 16S rRNA (cytosine(1402)-N(4))-methyltransferase RsmH, whose translation MTTVATTTDEMPSFEHVTVMAAEVVHALGPERGGVYLDVTAGGGGHAAAILARAQNARVIAFDRDPRAVLAAERRLAEFGERALVVHLAFSDVVAWLESAKMGPVNGLVADLGVSSQQLADRERGMSFRSEGPLDMRMDPTSGETARELIERVSQDELADIVYQLGEERRSRRVAACIKQALAAGELETTLDLRRAVVRAVGPRRIGGIDPATRTFQALRIAVNRELDELATLLAALPAMIAPGGVAAIISFHSLEDRLVKRAFLERTLWQRLSNKPLTAGDAEREQNPRARSAKLRAALRLAEEGS comes from the coding sequence ATGACGACCGTGGCAACCACTACCGACGAAATGCCGAGCTTCGAGCACGTCACGGTGATGGCGGCGGAGGTCGTGCACGCGCTCGGTCCGGAGCGCGGCGGCGTGTACCTGGACGTCACCGCCGGGGGCGGCGGGCACGCCGCGGCGATCCTCGCTCGGGCGCAGAATGCCCGGGTAATCGCCTTCGATCGCGATCCGCGAGCCGTGCTCGCGGCCGAGCGACGCCTGGCCGAGTTCGGCGAGCGGGCGCTGGTGGTGCACCTGGCCTTCAGCGACGTAGTCGCCTGGCTCGAGTCGGCGAAGATGGGACCGGTAAACGGGCTCGTCGCGGATCTGGGTGTGAGCTCTCAGCAGCTCGCAGATCGCGAACGCGGCATGAGCTTCCGGAGCGAAGGTCCGCTCGACATGCGCATGGACCCGACCTCGGGCGAGACGGCGCGCGAGCTCATCGAACGCGTCTCGCAGGACGAGCTCGCCGACATCGTCTACCAGCTGGGCGAGGAGCGGCGCTCGCGGCGCGTCGCGGCCTGCATCAAGCAGGCGCTCGCTGCCGGTGAGCTCGAGACCACGCTCGACCTCCGGCGTGCCGTCGTGCGCGCGGTGGGACCGAGGCGCATCGGCGGGATCGATCCCGCGACGCGCACCTTCCAAGCGCTGCGCATCGCGGTGAACCGCGAGCTCGACGAGCTCGCGACGCTGCTCGCCGCGTTGCCCGCGATGATCGCGCCGGGCGGCGTCGCGGCGATCATCAGCTTCCATTCGCTCGAGGACCGCCTGGTCAAGCGCGCGTTCCTGGAGCGCACGCTCTGGCAGCGCCTCAGCAACAAGCCGCTGACCGCGGGGGACGCGGAGCGAGAGCAGAATCCCCGGGCTCGAAGCGCCAAGCTGCGCGCCGCCCTGCGACTCGCCGAGGAGGGCTCGTGA
- a CDS encoding cobalamin B12-binding domain-containing protein, with translation MSERQKVRILVAKPGLDGHDRGAKVVARALRDAGFEVVYTGLHQTPEMIASAAVQEDVDAVGLSIMSGAHNTLFPAVIDALKQRGATDVLVFGGGIVPDEDMVRLAAAGVKKVFKPGTPLGEIVDWVDQNVKPRALA, from the coding sequence ATGAGCGAGCGACAGAAGGTACGAATCCTGGTGGCCAAGCCCGGCCTGGACGGCCACGACCGGGGTGCCAAGGTGGTGGCCCGGGCGCTGCGCGATGCGGGGTTCGAGGTCGTCTACACCGGGCTGCACCAGACGCCGGAGATGATCGCGAGCGCTGCGGTTCAAGAGGACGTGGACGCCGTCGGGCTCTCGATCATGAGCGGCGCGCACAACACGCTGTTTCCCGCGGTCATCGACGCGCTGAAGCAGCGTGGCGCGACGGACGTCCTGGTCTTCGGCGGCGGCATCGTGCCGGACGAGGACATGGTCAGGCTCGCCGCTGCCGGGGTGAAGAAGGTGTTCAAGCCCGGCACCCCGCTCGGCGAAATCGTCGACTGGGTGGACCAGAACGTGAAGCCGCGGGCCCTCGCCTAA
- a CDS encoding penicillin acylase family protein produces MRGRAWGLASLSLLALGSVACGEPEPARDDGAPIEIVIDDMGVPHIYAASDEDLFFGYGYQLASDRLLQLEMWRRFAHGRRAEVLGADFKGSFGATALHDDQLVRLFDLPRWGKLDAELMRAEAPERWQLLQGWRRGINQRIAEVRSGALPRPFGFGADELDFLPEPWDEDDPLIVQKMIQLGLDQSLLYEILITLLGEIAPATLESAQIFQPAHPTFAVPPEDRPSIVAAGAPPQSKSAPSTWQLPESANHPAAWRRLLAAPRPGSNNWAVDGRFTDNGRPLLAGDPHLVFTLMGAMYALHLNSADRGGSFDVAGFAFAAAPGIFAGQTRGAMWAPTSAFGDVMDLWSVELTDAGARIGSAVVPVVSRQEVIPIRGGTSESIVVREVPGHGVIFEPAFAGVPVPLTGEGREVLLGWTGFAARSSLYFLELDRAQSVAELDQAVQRAPELSYNWVGADADEIVYRVSLEVPKRNPVATGREPWRVMNGDDPEAFWPGGSLPLAELPHGRAAERGFIATANNDPLGFTADGDPGNDAWYYGAFYDPGYRAKRIESELERLTTRGGVTLEEMQSLQIDSRCLMADTFLALLEEAWAARDGDPALAELGARPGMERLVKLLVSEWDRRMRRDSAGAVAFHAFAHFTTGEAVEDDMIPLLYERVLEAAPFYVLKVAALALSGQYPKGDALLQQGRHRIVLTGLARTAELLTARYGGVEPSLYRWGDVHVTSFDNAFGLGVALPSVPSDGGENTVNVAHSVFRRDFVVPEQWVSDYGPVERLVGRFDDSGTPEVWVNFPLGNVADRASPHFDDLTEDWVEGRYRKLAFSRAEVEARAERRVLLGSDMKLR; encoded by the coding sequence GTGCGCGGACGTGCGTGGGGCCTTGCCTCTCTGAGCCTGCTCGCGCTCGGCTCGGTGGCTTGCGGCGAGCCCGAGCCGGCACGGGACGACGGCGCGCCCATCGAGATCGTGATCGACGACATGGGCGTGCCGCACATCTACGCGGCGAGCGACGAAGATCTGTTCTTCGGCTACGGCTACCAGCTGGCGAGCGACCGACTGCTCCAGCTCGAGATGTGGCGGCGCTTCGCCCACGGCCGGCGGGCGGAGGTCTTGGGCGCGGACTTCAAGGGCTCCTTCGGCGCCACCGCGCTCCACGACGATCAGCTGGTGCGACTGTTCGACCTGCCGCGCTGGGGCAAGCTCGACGCGGAGCTGATGCGGGCGGAGGCGCCGGAGCGTTGGCAGCTGCTCCAGGGCTGGCGGCGCGGCATCAACCAGCGCATCGCGGAGGTGCGGAGCGGCGCGCTGCCCAGACCCTTCGGCTTCGGCGCGGACGAGCTCGACTTCCTGCCGGAGCCCTGGGACGAGGACGACCCGCTGATCGTGCAGAAGATGATCCAGCTCGGCCTCGACCAGAGCTTGCTCTACGAGATCCTGATCACGCTCTTGGGCGAGATCGCGCCGGCCACGCTCGAGTCGGCGCAGATCTTCCAGCCGGCCCACCCGACCTTCGCGGTGCCGCCGGAAGACCGCCCGAGCATCGTGGCAGCCGGAGCGCCGCCGCAGTCGAAGAGCGCCCCTTCGACCTGGCAGCTCCCGGAGTCCGCCAACCATCCGGCCGCCTGGCGGAGGCTCCTGGCCGCGCCCAGGCCCGGCAGCAACAACTGGGCGGTGGACGGGCGCTTCACGGACAACGGGCGCCCGCTCCTGGCAGGCGATCCGCACCTGGTGTTCACGCTGATGGGCGCGATGTACGCGCTGCACCTGAACAGCGCCGACCGCGGCGGCAGCTTCGACGTCGCCGGCTTCGCCTTCGCCGCGGCCCCCGGGATCTTCGCCGGACAGACCCGAGGCGCGATGTGGGCGCCGACCTCCGCGTTCGGCGACGTGATGGATCTCTGGTCCGTCGAGCTGACGGACGCGGGCGCGCGCATCGGCAGCGCGGTCGTCCCGGTCGTCAGCCGACAAGAGGTGATCCCGATCCGCGGCGGCACGAGCGAGAGCATCGTGGTGCGCGAGGTCCCGGGCCACGGCGTGATCTTCGAGCCGGCCTTCGCGGGCGTGCCGGTGCCGCTGACCGGCGAAGGGCGCGAGGTGCTGCTCGGCTGGACCGGTTTTGCCGCGCGAAGCTCGCTCTACTTCCTGGAGCTCGATCGCGCCCAGAGCGTGGCGGAGCTCGACCAAGCGGTGCAGCGCGCGCCGGAGCTCAGCTACAACTGGGTCGGCGCCGACGCGGACGAGATCGTGTACCGGGTGAGCCTGGAGGTGCCGAAGCGGAACCCCGTCGCAACCGGTCGCGAGCCGTGGCGCGTGATGAACGGCGACGACCCCGAGGCCTTCTGGCCCGGAGGCTCACTGCCGCTCGCGGAGCTGCCGCACGGGCGCGCGGCGGAGCGCGGCTTCATCGCGACGGCCAACAACGATCCCCTCGGGTTCACGGCCGACGGCGATCCGGGGAACGACGCCTGGTACTACGGCGCCTTCTACGATCCGGGCTATCGCGCCAAGCGCATCGAGTCGGAGCTCGAGCGGTTGACGACGCGGGGCGGCGTCACGCTGGAGGAGATGCAGAGCCTGCAGATCGACTCGCGCTGCCTGATGGCCGACACCTTCCTCGCGCTGCTCGAGGAGGCCTGGGCGGCGCGCGACGGCGATCCCGCGTTGGCCGAGCTCGGGGCCCGCCCTGGCATGGAACGGCTGGTGAAGCTGCTCGTCAGTGAGTGGGATCGCCGGATGAGACGCGACTCGGCGGGCGCAGTCGCGTTCCACGCCTTCGCCCACTTCACCACCGGAGAGGCGGTCGAGGACGACATGATCCCGCTGCTCTACGAGCGCGTGCTCGAGGCGGCGCCCTTCTACGTGCTGAAGGTGGCGGCGCTGGCGCTCTCGGGGCAGTACCCCAAGGGCGATGCGCTGCTTCAGCAAGGCCGGCACCGGATCGTGCTCACCGGCCTGGCGCGCACGGCGGAGCTCTTGACCGCGCGCTACGGCGGCGTGGAGCCGAGCCTCTACCGCTGGGGCGACGTACACGTCACCAGCTTCGACAACGCCTTCGGGCTCGGGGTAGCGCTGCCCTCGGTCCCCAGCGACGGCGGCGAGAACACGGTGAACGTCGCGCACAGCGTGTTCCGTCGTGACTTCGTCGTGCCCGAGCAGTGGGTCAGCGACTACGGACCGGTCGAGCGCCTGGTCGGCCGCTTCGACGACTCCGGCACGCCCGAGGTCTGGGTGAATTTCCCGCTCGGCAACGTGGCCGACCGCGCGAGCCCCCATTTCGACGACCTCACCGAGGACTGGGTCGAGGGGCGTTACCGTAAGCTGGCCTTCTCCCGCGCCGAGGTCGAGGCGCGGGCGGAGAGGAGGGTGCTGCTCGGATCTGATATGAAGCTTCGGTGA
- a CDS encoding 16S rRNA (uracil(1498)-N(3))-methyltransferase, producing MTLRAAVGSLVAGELDLDAATSRYLVRVHRLRVGEAFVVFDVESGLEADAELLVAEPRRARARVGEPRPARVSAPLPVTLLWSLGKGDKPETVIRDATALGVARVVLVTTERTVPRLGERGEGRRERWQSVAREAARQSGRGDLPELVGPLALGDALGLLPEALGVVLDPEAEAPLRAVLSDWRPSASLRVLVGPEGGLAQHELAAAREAGFRPARFGRLTLRTETAAVAVLGALVALAETP from the coding sequence GTGACGCTGCGCGCAGCCGTCGGATCGCTCGTGGCCGGGGAACTCGACCTCGACGCCGCGACCTCGCGCTACCTGGTGCGCGTACACCGGCTGCGAGTCGGCGAAGCGTTCGTTGTCTTCGACGTGGAGTCCGGGCTCGAGGCCGACGCGGAGCTCCTGGTCGCCGAGCCGCGCCGGGCCCGCGCGCGCGTGGGAGAGCCGCGGCCTGCTCGAGTGTCGGCTCCGCTGCCGGTGACGCTGCTCTGGTCCCTCGGCAAGGGAGACAAGCCCGAGACCGTGATCCGAGACGCCACCGCGCTGGGCGTCGCGCGGGTGGTCCTGGTCACGACCGAGCGCACCGTGCCGCGGCTGGGTGAGCGTGGGGAGGGGCGTCGCGAGCGCTGGCAGAGCGTTGCGCGGGAGGCTGCCCGGCAGTCCGGGCGCGGCGACTTGCCAGAGCTCGTCGGCCCGCTCGCCCTGGGCGACGCGCTCGGCCTGCTGCCGGAGGCGCTCGGCGTGGTGCTGGATCCGGAGGCCGAGGCGCCGCTCCGGGCGGTGCTCTCCGACTGGCGACCGAGCGCGTCGCTCCGTGTGCTGGTGGGTCCCGAGGGTGGCCTCGCGCAGCACGAGCTCGCGGCAGCACGGGAGGCGGGCTTCCGCCCGGCCCGCTTCGGCCGCCTCACGCTGCGCACGGAGACGGCGGCGGTGGCGGTGCTCGGCGCGCTGGTCGCGCTCGCGGAAACGCCCTAG